In the genome of Marinomonas algicola, the window AAGACGATAACATCGACAGTGACGAGTATTACCGCTGGTTGAAAATGCTGATTTCTCCAGGCTCATCATTAGGTGGTGCAAGGCCCAAGGCTTGTGTCACAGATGAACAAGGCCACTTGTGGATTGCTAAGTTTCCCATCTAAAACCCTGTTTCTGCCCACGGTAAGCGAGCTCGCGCGTGACGGTTTATCTGCTATTACATATCAAAAATTGCTTTTTGATATGTAATAGCTAATCATTCTTGTGTTTGTGGGATTACGGTGATATGTTTTTGTATATAATTCTTTTTAATTGATGCATTAAGGCGTATCGAAATGAGCTATGCAACAGAGCCGATACTACAAAGCCTTCGAGAAGCTCGGGTACGTAAGGGGTTTAGCCAAAGAGAGCTGAGCGCGCGTTCGGGTGTGCCGCAAAGCCATATTTCGAAAATCGAGTCTGGCGGTGTTGATTTAAGAATGTCTAGTTTGATAGCTCTGGCCCGTGTACTCGACCTAGAGTTATTTGTTGCGCCAAAAAAATCTGTACCTGCTATTAAGTCGATCATTCGAAGCAGCCAAGGCATCAGCGATGAAGGTGAGCAAATGTCGCCTGCATATCAGTTAGAAGAAGACGACGATGACTAATTATGTATCTACGCTCAACGTGTTGCTCTACGGGGAACCTATCGCAACGATCACCAACGTGGGCAATGACAGAACGCTTTTTGCCTTTATGGATTCGTACATTAATGACGAATCGCGGCCTGTGTTGGGGCTTGGTTTTAAAGATGCGCTTGGTGGCCTGCTGACTAGCTTCAAACCGACCCAAACTAAGTTAACCCCGTTTTTCTCTAACCTTTTGCCAGAAGAAACCATGCGCCATTACCTGGCAGAGCGTGCCGGTGTTAATCCAGCGCGGGAGTTTTTTCTACTGTGG includes:
- a CDS encoding helix-turn-helix domain-containing protein produces the protein MSYATEPILQSLREARVRKGFSQRELSARSGVPQSHISKIESGGVDLRMSSLIALARVLDLELFVAPKKSVPAIKSIIRSSQGISDEGEQMSPAYQLEEDDDD